A part of Anolis sagrei isolate rAnoSag1 chromosome 3, rAnoSag1.mat, whole genome shotgun sequence genomic DNA contains:
- the GGACT gene encoding gamma-glutamylaminecyclotransferase, translated as MARVFVYGTLKKGQPNYPHMINGAHGTSLFQGRGLTVEKYPLVIAGKYNIPFLLNKPGIGHRVSGDIYSVDDQMLQFLDEFESCPDMYQRAPMKIEVVEWEDKSSAPEVRPGVNSILECDVYSTSTYQPEWIHLPYYDNYDSFGKHKLEYVLRESRN; from the coding sequence ATGGCCCGTGTCTTTGTCTATGGCACCCTGAAGAAAGGCCAGCCAAACTACCCACACATGATAAACGGTGCCCATGGGACCTCCTTGTTCCAGGGAAGGGGGCTCACAGTGGAGAAGTACCCCCTGGTGATTGCTGGGAAGTATAACATTCCTTTtttactgaacaagccaggaATAGGGCATCGGGTCTCAGGAGACATCTATTCTGTTGATGACCAGATGTTGCAATTCCTGGATGAGTTTGAAAGTTGCCCAGATATGTATCAACGTGCTCCAATGAAAATTGAGGTGGTTGAATGGGAAGACAAAAGCAGTGCACCTGAAGTGAGACCAGGTGTGAACAGCATCCTGGAATGCGATGTGTATAGCACTAGTACTTACCAGCCAGAGTGGATACATCTCCCTTACTACGACAACTATGACTCCTTTGGGAAACACAAACTTGAATATGTGCTTCGGGAAAGCAGAAATTAA